A genome region from Thermococcus gorgonarius includes the following:
- the trxB gene encoding thioredoxin-disulfide reductase: protein MFSLGGFSRSGEYENKTWDVLIIGAGPAGFTAAIYAARYGLETLIISKDLGGNMALTDLIENYPGFPEGISGSELANRMHEHVKKLGVDIVFDEVVRIDPAECAYYEGPCKFTVKTANGKEYKGRTIIIAVGAAPRKLNVPGEEEFTGRGVSYCATCDGPLFKGKKVIVVGGGNTALQEALYLKSIGVDVTLVHRRDKFRADKILQDRFKESGIPAILNTVVTEIKGTNKVEAVRLKNVKTGEETEMKVDGVFIFIGYEPKTDFVKHLGITDEYGYIPVDMHMRTKVPGIFAAGDITNVFKQIAVAVGQGAIAANSAKEFLEEWKEKSGE from the coding sequence ATGTTCAGCCTCGGAGGATTTTCACGCAGTGGTGAGTACGAGAACAAGACCTGGGACGTGCTCATCATAGGAGCGGGGCCGGCGGGCTTCACGGCGGCGATATACGCGGCCCGCTACGGTCTGGAGACCCTCATCATCAGCAAAGACCTCGGTGGAAACATGGCCCTAACGGACCTCATCGAGAACTACCCGGGCTTTCCGGAGGGAATAAGCGGTTCAGAGCTGGCCAACAGGATGCACGAGCACGTCAAAAAGCTGGGCGTTGATATAGTGTTCGACGAAGTCGTCAGAATAGACCCGGCCGAATGTGCCTACTACGAAGGCCCGTGCAAGTTCACGGTAAAAACCGCCAACGGAAAGGAGTACAAGGGCAGAACGATAATCATAGCCGTTGGAGCTGCACCGAGAAAGCTCAACGTTCCAGGAGAAGAGGAGTTCACAGGAAGAGGCGTCTCCTACTGCGCCACCTGCGACGGCCCGCTCTTCAAGGGCAAGAAGGTTATAGTTGTCGGCGGTGGAAACACGGCACTTCAGGAGGCCCTCTATCTGAAGAGCATAGGCGTTGACGTCACCCTCGTCCACAGGCGCGACAAGTTCAGGGCCGACAAGATACTCCAGGACAGGTTCAAGGAGAGCGGAATTCCGGCAATACTAAACACCGTCGTGACGGAGATAAAAGGAACCAACAAGGTCGAAGCCGTTAGGCTGAAAAACGTCAAGACGGGCGAGGAAACCGAGATGAAGGTGGATGGCGTCTTCATCTTCATCGGCTACGAGCCTAAAACCGATTTCGTCAAGCACCTCGGCATAACCGACGAGTACGGCTACATCCCGGTGGACATGCACATGCGCACGAAGGTTCCGGGCATCTTTGCCGCTGGGGATATCACCAACGTCTTCAAGCAGATAGCGGTTGCAGTCGGTCAGGGAGCGATAGCCGCTAATTCAGCCAAGGAGTTCCTTGAGGAGTGGAAGGAGAAGAGCGGGGAGTAA
- a CDS encoding carbohydrate kinase family protein, producing the protein MRFDLVVLGHVSIDHIRMPGKPELILPGGAAAAVATSAALAGAKVGLVTKVGEDFPGEWLEKLASILDVRGVHVLPGKTMHIYMIYHEDGSVDAPVEIGVAERMGETPIPEEYMEAKFFHIAPIPPEEQLKALKRLEGKRISLDFNPTYYEDYKRRPELVRELVERSEIIFPNEREAMLITGLKDVRKSAEQLYSWGVELVVVTRGEKGVLIYDGDFHEFPALPVEGEIDPTGAGDAFAGGFLAGYSRGLSLEECVKLGLERARNVLKKKGSWSV; encoded by the coding sequence ATGAGGTTTGACCTAGTTGTGCTCGGTCACGTTTCAATAGATCACATACGCATGCCCGGAAAACCCGAGCTAATACTCCCTGGAGGTGCCGCGGCGGCCGTTGCCACTTCCGCCGCTCTGGCAGGAGCAAAGGTAGGACTGGTTACTAAGGTGGGGGAGGACTTTCCAGGGGAGTGGCTTGAAAAGCTGGCCTCAATCCTGGACGTGAGGGGCGTTCACGTTCTCCCGGGCAAAACGATGCACATTTACATGATCTATCACGAGGACGGGAGCGTTGATGCCCCTGTTGAGATTGGGGTGGCAGAGAGGATGGGGGAAACCCCGATTCCCGAGGAATACATGGAGGCAAAATTCTTCCACATAGCGCCGATTCCTCCAGAAGAACAGCTGAAGGCCCTGAAAAGGCTTGAGGGGAAGAGAATAAGCCTCGACTTTAACCCCACCTATTACGAGGACTATAAAAGAAGGCCCGAACTCGTGAGGGAGCTCGTTGAGAGGAGCGAGATAATCTTTCCGAATGAGAGGGAGGCAATGCTAATAACAGGGCTGAAAGACGTCAGAAAATCTGCAGAACAACTTTACTCGTGGGGGGTAGAGTTAGTCGTCGTCACTAGGGGCGAGAAGGGTGTTCTTATCTATGACGGTGACTTCCACGAGTTTCCCGCATTGCCCGTTGAAGGCGAGATAGACCCAACCGGGGCGGGGGATGCCTTCGCCGGTGGCTTCCTGGCTGGATACTCAAGGGGTCTTTCACTGGAGGAATGCGTGAAACTCGGCCTGGAAAGGGCGAGAAATGTTTTGAAGAAGAAGGGGAGCTGGAGTGTTTAG
- a CDS encoding carboxypeptidase M32, producing the protein MESVFQNETIKEILSRYRRIWAIGHAQSVLGWDMEVNMPREGILERSVAQGELSVLSQEFLLKPEFVELVEKAKGIEDLNEYERGVVRVLDRSIRISKSFPPEFLREMSEVTSQATKAWEEAKKSNDYSKFEPWLDKIIDLAKRAAEYLGYENEPYDALLDLFEEGLTTKEVEKMFEKLEKELKPLLEKIMEEGKVPREHPLEKEKYEREQMERVNIWILERFGFPLGVRARLDVSAHPFTTEFGIRDVRITTRYEGYDFRRTILSTVHEFGHALYELQQDERFMFSPIAGGVSLGIHESQSRFWENIIGRSREFAGLIYPVLKENLPFMGNYTPEDVYLYFNMVRPDFIRTESDVVTYNFHILLRFKLERMMLNEGVKAKDLPELWNEEMERLLGIRPKTYTEGILQDIHWAHGTIGYFPTYSIGTLLAAQFYYHIKRDIPDFEEKVAKAEFEPIKAWLRERVHRYGSIYPPKELLKKAIGEELNPDYFVRWVKERYL; encoded by the coding sequence ATGGAGTCGGTTTTCCAGAATGAAACGATAAAGGAAATTCTGTCGAGGTACAGGCGCATCTGGGCTATTGGCCACGCCCAGAGCGTCCTCGGCTGGGACATGGAGGTCAACATGCCCAGGGAGGGCATCCTTGAGAGGAGCGTTGCCCAGGGCGAGTTAAGCGTCCTCAGCCAGGAGTTCCTCCTCAAGCCGGAGTTTGTAGAGCTCGTTGAGAAGGCCAAGGGGATTGAAGACCTCAACGAGTACGAGCGCGGTGTGGTTAGAGTCCTCGACCGCTCGATAAGGATAAGCAAGTCCTTCCCGCCGGAGTTCCTCAGGGAGATGAGCGAGGTTACGAGCCAGGCCACCAAGGCCTGGGAAGAGGCCAAGAAGAGCAACGATTACTCCAAGTTCGAGCCCTGGCTCGACAAAATTATTGATCTGGCAAAGCGCGCCGCTGAGTACCTCGGCTATGAAAACGAGCCCTACGACGCTTTGCTCGACCTCTTCGAGGAGGGCCTCACTACCAAAGAAGTCGAGAAAATGTTCGAGAAGCTTGAGAAGGAGCTCAAGCCGCTCCTTGAGAAGATAATGGAAGAGGGCAAAGTTCCGAGGGAGCACCCGCTTGAGAAGGAGAAGTACGAGAGGGAGCAGATGGAGAGGGTGAACATCTGGATACTCGAGAGGTTCGGCTTCCCGCTCGGCGTTCGCGCGAGGCTCGACGTTTCCGCTCACCCGTTCACAACAGAGTTTGGCATTCGCGACGTCAGGATAACGACCAGATACGAAGGCTACGACTTCAGGAGAACTATCCTCAGCACGGTCCACGAGTTCGGGCATGCTCTCTACGAGCTCCAGCAGGACGAGAGGTTCATGTTCAGCCCGATTGCTGGTGGAGTAAGCCTCGGAATCCACGAGAGCCAGAGCAGATTCTGGGAGAACATTATTGGCAGGTCGAGGGAGTTCGCTGGACTAATCTACCCCGTCCTGAAGGAGAACCTGCCCTTCATGGGCAACTACACACCTGAGGATGTCTACCTCTACTTCAACATGGTTCGCCCGGACTTCATCAGGACCGAATCAGATGTGGTAACCTACAACTTCCACATACTCCTCCGCTTCAAGCTCGAGAGGATGATGCTCAACGAGGGCGTTAAGGCGAAGGATCTCCCTGAGCTCTGGAACGAGGAGATGGAGCGTCTCTTGGGCATAAGGCCGAAGACCTACACTGAGGGAATCCTCCAGGACATCCACTGGGCTCACGGAACGATAGGCTACTTCCCGACCTACAGCATCGGAACCCTCCTCGCGGCCCAGTTCTATTACCACATCAAGCGCGACATCCCGGACTTCGAGGAGAAGGTAGCTAAAGCCGAGTTCGAGCCGATAAAGGCCTGGCTCCGCGAGAGGGTCCACAGGTACGGCTCCATCTACCCGCCGAAGGAGCTCCTCAAGAAGGCCATCGGCGAGGAGCTGAACCCGGACTACTTCGTCCGCTGGGTGAAGGAGAGGTATCTGTGA
- a CDS encoding ATPase, producing MENTELKVYPVQTYEIYGLSKNPFEQLASEGIEEVEAIHVYQEVDMRLSMILSEVIGNKSSIALSIVGPLGMGKTQRLKSIAKAIEREGGKAIYVKVDTNDILKLTRDIFYALKPPRSRTNIFLENLSRKLGFIDRLEKMLSDPKEYKSRDIAELLVEQLRKYPYSALLLDELENMQGAREQEKIQFFEMLRHVISTMPPGCIVAFASVPEAYEEYTKIFPAFFMRLHYEFKLRPMSVEETFELVKKRLNRVRIKDTDNPLYPFTDEAVRLIHDLAKGNPRQILRLLHYVLSEAAKRAFDPIDELVVTTILEEPKSLEEYIRRVPKDYRDLIEAIVYKFNGGPVSYITLAKELKKPANQVYEALNKLVTIGFLVGDPGGNYKVPYYVRKFLEAEDAEKKTG from the coding sequence ATGGAGAACACGGAACTTAAAGTTTATCCCGTTCAGACGTATGAAATATACGGTTTATCCAAGAATCCCTTCGAACAGCTGGCAAGCGAGGGTATCGAGGAAGTCGAGGCCATTCACGTTTACCAGGAGGTCGACATGAGGCTCTCGATGATTCTCTCGGAGGTTATCGGCAACAAAAGCTCCATAGCCCTCAGCATAGTGGGGCCCCTCGGAATGGGAAAGACCCAGAGGTTGAAAAGCATAGCCAAAGCGATAGAGCGTGAGGGAGGCAAAGCGATATACGTTAAGGTTGATACCAACGACATTTTAAAGCTCACGCGCGACATCTTCTACGCCCTGAAACCACCGAGGAGCAGGACAAACATATTTCTTGAAAACCTGAGCAGGAAACTGGGCTTTATAGACAGGCTGGAGAAAATGCTGAGCGATCCAAAGGAGTACAAGAGCAGGGACATAGCTGAACTTCTCGTCGAGCAGCTCAGGAAGTACCCCTACTCGGCCCTTCTTCTGGATGAGCTCGAAAACATGCAGGGAGCCAGGGAACAGGAGAAGATACAGTTCTTCGAGATGCTCAGGCACGTGATAAGCACCATGCCTCCTGGTTGTATAGTTGCCTTTGCCTCAGTCCCTGAAGCTTACGAAGAGTACACGAAAATATTTCCGGCATTCTTCATGCGCCTCCACTATGAGTTCAAGCTGAGGCCAATGAGCGTCGAAGAAACCTTTGAGCTCGTAAAGAAGAGGCTCAACAGGGTAAGGATAAAGGACACCGACAACCCGCTGTACCCGTTTACAGACGAGGCCGTCAGACTGATCCACGATCTGGCAAAGGGCAACCCCAGACAGATTTTAAGGCTGCTCCACTACGTTCTGAGTGAGGCAGCGAAGAGGGCCTTTGACCCCATAGATGAGCTTGTCGTGACCACAATACTGGAAGAACCCAAGAGCCTGGAGGAGTACATTAGAAGGGTTCCAAAGGACTACCGCGATCTGATAGAGGCCATAGTTTACAAGTTCAACGGCGGGCCGGTCAGCTACATCACCCTGGCCAAAGAGCTCAAAAAACCCGCAAACCAGGTTTACGAGGCCCTCAACAAGCTAGTCACCATAGGGTTCCTCGTGGGCGATCCTGGGGGGAACTACAAGGTTCCTTACTACGTTAGAAAATTCTTGGAGGCGGAAGATGCTGAGAAGAAAACAGGGTGA
- a CDS encoding DUF433 domain-containing protein has translation MSMERIEINPRKMGGKPVIKGTRIPVYFILELLANGWSFEDILENYPQLTREDILAAIRYASMILKEEQYVGVFG, from the coding sequence ATGAGCATGGAGAGAATTGAGATCAACCCAAGAAAGATGGGAGGAAAACCCGTTATTAAAGGCACAAGGATACCAGTTTACTTCATACTGGAGCTCCTGGCCAACGGGTGGAGCTTCGAAGATATCCTGGAAAACTATCCCCAGCTAACGAGGGAGGACATACTCGCCGCGATCAGGTATGCGAGCATGATATTGAAGGAGGAGCAGTACGTTGGGGTTTTTGGCTGA
- a CDS encoding ornithine aminotransferase produces MVIRPSVKELPGPKAKEVIERNFKYLAMTTQDPENLPIVIERGEGIRVYDVDGNVFYDFASGVGVINVGHSHPRVIEAIKKQVEKFTHYSLTDFFYENAIILAEKLIELAPGDMERKVVYGNSGAEANEAAMKLVKYGTGRKQFLAFYHAFHGRTQAVLSLTASKWVQQDRFFPTMPGVTHIPYPNPYRNTWGIDGYEEPDELTNRVLDFIEEYVFRHVPPHEIGAIFFEPIQGEGGYVVPPKGFFKALKKFADEYGILLADDEVQMGIGRTGKFWAIEHFGVEPDLIQFGKAIGGGLPLAGVIHRADITFDKPGRHATTFGGNPVAIAAGIEVVEIVKELLPHVQEVGDYLHKYLEEFKEKYEVIGDARGLGLAQAVEIVKSKDTKEKYPELRDRIVKESAKRGLVLLGCGDNSIRFIPPLIVTKEEIDVAMEIFEEALKAALQ; encoded by the coding sequence ATGGTGATTAGACCAAGTGTTAAAGAACTCCCCGGGCCCAAGGCCAAGGAAGTCATAGAGAGGAACTTCAAATACCTCGCAATGACAACCCAGGACCCTGAGAACCTGCCGATAGTCATCGAGCGCGGCGAGGGGATAAGGGTCTACGACGTTGACGGGAACGTCTTCTACGACTTCGCGAGTGGCGTTGGAGTTATAAACGTCGGCCACTCCCACCCGAGGGTCATTGAGGCCATAAAGAAGCAGGTCGAGAAGTTCACCCACTACTCTCTGACCGACTTCTTCTACGAGAACGCCATCATCTTGGCCGAAAAGCTAATTGAGCTTGCTCCCGGCGACATGGAGAGGAAAGTTGTTTACGGCAACAGCGGTGCCGAGGCGAACGAAGCTGCCATGAAGCTCGTCAAATACGGAACCGGAAGGAAGCAGTTCTTGGCTTTCTACCACGCCTTCCACGGAAGGACGCAGGCTGTTCTCAGCCTCACGGCCAGCAAGTGGGTTCAGCAAGACAGGTTCTTCCCGACGATGCCGGGAGTTACCCACATCCCGTATCCAAACCCCTACAGGAACACCTGGGGAATCGACGGCTACGAAGAGCCCGATGAACTGACCAACCGCGTTCTCGACTTCATAGAGGAGTACGTCTTCAGGCACGTCCCGCCGCACGAGATTGGAGCGATATTCTTCGAGCCGATACAGGGTGAAGGCGGCTACGTCGTTCCGCCGAAGGGCTTCTTCAAGGCCCTCAAGAAGTTCGCCGACGAATACGGCATTCTCTTGGCGGACGACGAGGTTCAGATGGGTATTGGAAGGACCGGTAAGTTCTGGGCCATCGAGCACTTTGGAGTAGAGCCGGACCTCATCCAGTTTGGAAAGGCCATCGGTGGCGGCCTTCCGCTCGCTGGAGTTATCCACAGGGCCGACATAACATTCGACAAGCCCGGAAGGCACGCGACCACCTTCGGCGGCAACCCGGTCGCTATAGCAGCTGGAATAGAGGTCGTCGAAATAGTCAAGGAGCTCCTTCCACACGTCCAGGAGGTCGGCGACTACCTCCACAAGTACCTCGAGGAGTTCAAGGAGAAGTATGAAGTCATCGGCGATGCCCGCGGCCTCGGACTTGCCCAGGCCGTCGAGATAGTCAAGAGCAAGGACACCAAGGAGAAGTACCCAGAACTGAGAGACAGGATCGTCAAGGAGTCGGCGAAGCGCGGACTGGTGCTCCTCGGCTGTGGAGACAACAGTATTCGCTTCATCCCGCCGCTCATCGTCACCAAGGAAGAGATTGACGTGGCCATGGAGATCTTCGAGGAGGCCCTCAAAGCAGCCCTCCAGTGA
- a CDS encoding metal-dependent hydrolase, with amino-acid sequence MPNYDAHVLSGIVTYPLAVALAGILKEYAGIPFELSSIALILGYALYVLGADLPDMDHPNALLHRGTKPIVAVAVGSAVYLQALHRFSFTEEWLNQTAAWSVGVVGALIGWFGFTWIMPRHRGIVHSLLFAFIYGVLAFLLVEYGLGMSTGEGLYVGFAAFSGYMLHLLLDREISLI; translated from the coding sequence ATGCCCAACTACGACGCCCACGTGCTCTCTGGGATAGTCACCTATCCGCTCGCCGTGGCCCTCGCGGGAATACTCAAGGAGTACGCAGGGATCCCCTTTGAGCTCAGTTCGATTGCCCTCATCCTCGGTTACGCACTCTACGTCCTCGGGGCTGATCTGCCGGACATGGACCACCCGAACGCGCTGCTCCACAGGGGGACGAAGCCCATAGTGGCAGTCGCGGTAGGGAGCGCCGTTTACCTCCAGGCCCTTCACAGGTTCAGCTTTACTGAGGAATGGCTCAACCAGACGGCCGCATGGAGCGTTGGAGTTGTGGGGGCACTGATCGGCTGGTTTGGCTTCACCTGGATCATGCCACGGCACAGAGGGATAGTCCACTCCCTCCTCTTTGCGTTCATCTACGGCGTCCTAGCTTTCCTCTTAGTGGAGTACGGACTTGGAATGAGTACCGGCGAGGGCCTCTACGTGGGCTTCGCGGCCTTCAGCGGCTACATGCTCCACCTGCTCCTCGACAGGGAGATTTCACTCATATGA
- a CDS encoding DUF5615 family PIN-like protein, whose product MGFLADENVPYGVVKRLANNEGRILITFDRDFGTILFVEGLKLPGLILLRFPPKNVEYIYKNLKALLSKDIDFQGKIVSVHEDRIRIGKM is encoded by the coding sequence TTGGGGTTTTTGGCTGATGAAAACGTCCCCTACGGGGTTGTTAAAAGACTGGCAAACAACGAGGGACGGATTCTAATAACGTTCGACAGAGATTTTGGAACCATACTTTTCGTTGAAGGCCTCAAGCTCCCAGGCTTAATACTCCTGAGGTTCCCTCCCAAAAACGTTGAATACATTTACAAAAACCTCAAAGCTCTTCTTTCGAAGGATATAGACTTTCAAGGGAAGATCGTGAGCGTCCACGAAGACAGAATAAGAATAGGGAAGATGTGA
- a CDS encoding THUMP domain-containing protein, with protein sequence MVVLVITCPPGREGDGILELEWALGKVHAKGTDWRGVLIAETPLSKDEAIKRLLSFETQALQRVIPLDCLLPARLEEIEKKAIELMEGKTGTFAVRAKVRGNKKLGEKEIERIVGSRIVKEHGLEVNLSNPDWVVVVEVIGKKAGVGVLRKDEILKFEVKD encoded by the coding sequence ATGGTGGTTTTGGTTATAACGTGTCCCCCTGGAAGGGAGGGAGACGGGATACTCGAACTGGAATGGGCCCTCGGAAAGGTTCATGCCAAGGGAACGGACTGGAGGGGAGTTCTCATAGCCGAGACACCGTTGAGTAAGGATGAAGCAATAAAAAGGCTTCTCTCCTTCGAAACGCAGGCACTCCAGAGGGTTATCCCCCTTGACTGTCTCCTGCCCGCTAGACTTGAGGAGATTGAGAAGAAGGCCATTGAGCTCATGGAAGGGAAAACCGGGACCTTTGCGGTAAGGGCGAAAGTGAGGGGGAACAAAAAGCTCGGTGAGAAGGAGATCGAGAGGATCGTAGGTTCCAGGATCGTGAAAGAGCACGGGTTGGAAGTTAACCTGTCAAACCCGGACTGGGTGGTAGTCGTTGAAGTCATTGGGAAGAAAGCAGGGGTTGGGGTTCTGAGGAAGGACGAGATTCTGAAGTTCGAAGTTAAGGATTGA
- a CDS encoding type II toxin-antitoxin system VapC family toxin, whose protein sequence is MGAVLNTNMIIEIARGNEDVLNAVLGFDKTFYVTSITRFELLVGLPRKDDLIWLDSLIELPFEGKSAEIAAYLHRKLREKGAPMGLRDLFIGAVCLANDLPLITLDSDFEALRDFGLTVRLIR, encoded by the coding sequence ATGGGGGCAGTCCTTAATACGAACATGATAATCGAAATAGCCAGGGGTAACGAGGACGTGCTCAACGCTGTCCTGGGGTTTGACAAAACCTTCTACGTGACTTCCATAACGCGCTTTGAACTTCTGGTTGGTCTCCCAAGGAAAGATGACCTGATATGGCTGGACTCCCTCATTGAGCTTCCATTTGAGGGAAAATCCGCTGAGATTGCGGCTTACCTTCACAGAAAGCTGAGGGAAAAGGGAGCCCCGATGGGATTGAGGGACCTCTTCATCGGTGCCGTCTGCCTTGCCAACGATCTGCCTCTGATAACACTCGACAGTGATTTTGAGGCTTTGAGGGATTTTGGTCTCACCGTGAGGTTGATCAGGTAA
- the deoC gene encoding deoxyribose-phosphate aldolase, protein MKAQEIARYIDHTNLKPYATKEDIIRLCDEAIEYGFYAVCVNPYRVKLAKEYLREKNADVKVASVIGFPLGATPTEVKVFEAKKAIEDGADELDMVINIGALKDGDYDYVRKDIEEVVKVAHGKGVKVKVIIETCYLTEEEKIKACELAKEAGADFVKTSTGFGTGGATVEDVRLMRMVVGPEMGVKAAGGIRTYEQALAMIQAGANRIGTSSGVSIVKGARGE, encoded by the coding sequence ATGAAAGCGCAGGAAATCGCGAGGTATATTGATCATACCAACCTCAAGCCCTACGCTACCAAGGAGGACATAATTAGGCTCTGCGACGAGGCTATAGAGTACGGTTTCTACGCTGTCTGCGTTAACCCCTACCGTGTTAAGCTTGCCAAGGAGTACCTTCGAGAGAAAAACGCCGATGTTAAGGTGGCAAGCGTCATAGGCTTCCCTCTTGGGGCGACCCCAACTGAAGTTAAGGTTTTCGAGGCAAAGAAAGCCATCGAGGATGGTGCGGACGAGCTCGACATGGTGATAAACATTGGCGCGTTGAAGGATGGGGATTACGACTACGTCAGGAAGGACATTGAGGAAGTCGTTAAAGTGGCCCATGGGAAGGGGGTTAAGGTCAAGGTCATTATAGAGACGTGCTATCTGACGGAGGAGGAGAAAATCAAGGCCTGTGAGCTGGCAAAAGAAGCTGGGGCAGATTTTGTAAAAACATCAACCGGTTTTGGAACCGGTGGGGCTACAGTTGAAGACGTCAGGCTCATGAGAATGGTAGTCGGGCCTGAGATGGGTGTTAAGGCCGCGGGAGGCATAAGAACCTACGAACAGGCTTTGGCAATGATACAGGCAGGAGCCAACAGAATTGGCACTTCCAGTGGGGTCAGCATCGTAAAGGGAGCAAGGGGTGAGTGA
- a CDS encoding antitoxin VapB family protein, translated as MVKTITISDDVYKEILRIKGDKSFSELLRELLREIKGNADALRHIAGILNEDEYEGAKKESKG; from the coding sequence ATGGTTAAAACCATCACAATCTCCGATGACGTTTACAAAGAGATACTCCGCATCAAGGGGGATAAGTCCTTCAGCGAGCTTCTTAGAGAGCTTTTAAGGGAAATAAAGGGCAACGCCGATGCCCTGCGACATATCGCTGGAATCCTAAACGAGGATGAGTATGAAGGGGCCAAAAAAGAATCAAAGGGCTAG
- a CDS encoding family 4B encapsulin nanocompartment shell protein, whose amino-acid sequence MSDLELKEQILEIIENAIQELKEEGLSPDILLAGPQFAQNASEVLDVVGLSVYVISELEYDAVVADSRYLGQIRRASKRISIEPLMVEENLWEEIREL is encoded by the coding sequence GTGAGTGATTTGGAACTCAAAGAACAAATATTGGAGATAATTGAAAACGCCATTCAGGAACTTAAGGAGGAAGGTCTCTCCCCAGATATTCTCTTAGCTGGTCCTCAGTTTGCCCAGAATGCCTCGGAGGTACTTGATGTCGTTGGTCTTTCGGTCTACGTTATCAGCGAGCTCGAGTACGATGCAGTTGTGGCTGACTCTAGGTACCTCGGTCAGATCAGGAGGGCATCGAAGAGAATTTCGATTGAGCCCCTGATGGTGGAAGAGAACTTATGGGAGGAAATACGGGAACTTTAG